One region of Streptomyces capillispiralis genomic DNA includes:
- a CDS encoding TetR/AcrR family transcriptional regulator has product MGAVKTKRMPRAVREQQMLDAAVRTFGQRGYMAASMDEIAELAGVSKPLVYLYLNSKEDLFTACIRREAKALTEAVRAGARPDLPADRQLWSGLTAFFTHTARNPDGWAVLHLQARTHGEVFAAEVAEVRTEIVAFVTQLILAAAREAHRDPDLREREVAGLAEALVGAAESLADWANTTPGVTARQSAATLMNFAWMGLGDLMAGRHWTPPDESDEPAGTDGGGPHGAGVTAAQAGRTSPVR; this is encoded by the coding sequence ATGGGTGCCGTGAAGACGAAGCGGATGCCGCGTGCGGTCCGTGAGCAGCAGATGCTGGACGCCGCCGTGCGGACCTTCGGGCAGCGGGGGTACATGGCCGCGTCGATGGACGAGATCGCCGAACTGGCGGGCGTGTCGAAGCCGTTGGTGTACCTGTACCTGAACTCCAAGGAGGACCTGTTCACCGCGTGCATCCGGCGTGAGGCGAAGGCGCTCACCGAGGCGGTGCGCGCGGGCGCCCGCCCGGACCTGCCCGCGGACCGCCAGCTCTGGTCGGGCCTGACGGCGTTCTTCACCCACACCGCGCGGAACCCGGACGGCTGGGCGGTGCTGCACCTCCAGGCCCGTACGCACGGTGAGGTGTTCGCCGCCGAGGTCGCCGAGGTGCGCACGGAGATCGTGGCCTTCGTCACCCAGCTGATACTGGCCGCGGCCCGCGAGGCGCACCGCGATCCCGACCTGCGCGAACGCGAGGTGGCCGGGCTCGCGGAGGCCCTGGTCGGGGCGGCCGAGTCGCTCGCCGACTGGGCCAACACCACCCCGGGCGTCACGGCCCGGCAGTCGGCGGCCACGCTGATGAACTTCGCCTGGATGGGGCTGGGCGACCTGATGGCCGGCCGCCACTGGACCCCGCCGGACGAGAGCGACGAACCCGCCGGGACCGACGGCGGCGGCCCGCACGGGGCCGGTGTCACGGCGGCTCAGGCCGGGCGGACCTCCCCGGTCAGGTGA
- a CDS encoding putative leader peptide encodes MKSAAVFPTPRSVPLVARLHVDLCRVTSANCRP; translated from the coding sequence GTGAAGTCAGCAGCCGTGTTCCCCACGCCCCGGAGTGTTCCGCTCGTGGCGCGCCTGCACGTGGACCTCTGCCGGGTCACCTCCGCGAACTGTCGTCCCTGA
- a CDS encoding 3-oxoacyl-ACP reductase: protein MADRYLSFTGTAPGRFLTRRLGLPQPAALRRWSPERPDLDGGLLHLTAGKTDLDLPPVLARAGLGEDTDGRPAAVVLDAGGIRDTEGLADVHAALHPVVRSVAASGRIVVLGAPLDPADHHQAAAQQALEGFTRSLGKEIGRGRTVNLVRLTDAAAAESTLSFLLSPKSAYVSGQVIEVGEHRPVTPHDPLRPLAGRTALVTGAARGIGEAVAETLARDGAQVVVLDVPGAEQDARRVAERIGGTALPLDITAPDAGTRIAEALPGGLDVLVHNAGITRDRRLANMSAERWIQVLEVNLASVLRTTDTLLARGTLKRGGRVVATASIAGIAGNTGQTNYAAAKAGVTGLVRSLAPRTLTEHGVTVNAVAPGFIETKMTAAVPLFIREAGRRMNSLGQGGLPADVAETIAWLAHPASGAVNGQVVRVCGQSLLGA from the coding sequence ATGGCCGACCGCTATCTCAGCTTCACCGGCACCGCGCCCGGCCGCTTCCTGACGCGCCGCCTGGGTCTCCCCCAGCCCGCGGCACTGCGCCGCTGGTCGCCCGAGCGGCCGGACCTGGACGGCGGCCTGCTCCACCTCACCGCGGGCAAGACCGACCTGGACCTCCCGCCCGTCCTCGCCCGTGCCGGACTGGGCGAGGACACCGACGGCCGGCCCGCCGCCGTCGTCCTCGACGCCGGCGGCATCCGGGACACCGAAGGCCTCGCCGACGTCCACGCGGCCCTCCACCCCGTCGTACGGTCCGTCGCCGCGAGCGGCCGGATCGTGGTGCTCGGCGCCCCCCTCGACCCCGCCGACCACCACCAGGCCGCCGCCCAGCAGGCGCTGGAGGGCTTCACCCGCTCCCTCGGCAAGGAGATCGGCCGGGGCAGGACCGTGAACCTGGTCCGCCTCACCGACGCCGCAGCCGCCGAGTCCACCCTGTCCTTCCTGCTCTCCCCCAAGTCCGCCTACGTCAGCGGCCAGGTGATCGAGGTGGGCGAGCACCGGCCCGTCACCCCGCACGACCCCCTGCGCCCCCTGGCCGGCCGCACCGCCCTGGTCACCGGCGCCGCGCGCGGCATCGGCGAGGCGGTCGCCGAAACACTGGCCCGGGACGGCGCCCAGGTGGTCGTCCTCGACGTGCCCGGGGCCGAGCAGGACGCACGGCGCGTCGCCGAACGGATCGGCGGCACCGCGCTCCCCCTCGACATCACCGCCCCCGACGCGGGCACCCGGATCGCCGAGGCCCTCCCCGGCGGCCTCGACGTCCTCGTCCACAACGCCGGCATCACCCGCGACCGCCGCCTGGCCAACATGTCCGCCGAACGCTGGATCCAGGTGCTGGAGGTGAACCTGGCGAGCGTCCTGCGCACCACCGACACCCTGCTCGCCCGCGGCACCCTCAAGCGGGGCGGACGCGTCGTGGCCACCGCCTCCATCGCGGGCATCGCCGGCAACACCGGCCAGACCAACTACGCGGCCGCCAAGGCCGGTGTCACCGGACTGGTCCGCTCCCTCGCGCCGCGCACCCTCACCGAGCACGGGGTGACGGTGAACGCGGTCGCGCCCGGATTCATCGAGACGAAGATGACGGCCGCCGTCCCCCTGTTCATCCGCGAGGCGGGACGGCGCATGAACTCCCTGGGCCAGGGCGGCCTGCCGGCCGACGTCGCCGAGACCATCGCCTGGCTCGCCCACCCGGCCTCCGGCGCGGTGAACGGGCAGGTCGTCCGGGTCTGCGGCCAGAGCCTCCTGGGGGCGTGA
- a CDS encoding DUF4229 domain-containing protein produces the protein MLRYTLMRLGIFVGCLVVVWGLVHSGLAPRGLGDSNGLWVVLLALLISAPISFVVLRKERDRASERIVRRVDRMKSNLEANRNQEDEADDTARTQGQAQGQTS, from the coding sequence ATGCTCCGCTACACGCTGATGCGCCTCGGGATCTTCGTGGGCTGCCTCGTGGTCGTCTGGGGCCTCGTCCACTCCGGCCTCGCCCCGCGCGGCCTCGGCGACTCCAACGGCCTGTGGGTCGTCCTGCTCGCGCTGCTGATCTCGGCCCCGATCAGCTTCGTCGTGCTCCGCAAGGAGCGGGACCGCGCCTCCGAGCGGATCGTGCGGCGGGTGGACCGGATGAAGTCCAACCTGGAGGCCAACCGCAACCAGGAGGACGAGGCCGACGACACCGCCCGCACGCAGGGGCAGGCGCAGGGCCAGACCTCGTAA
- a CDS encoding AzlD domain-containing protein yields the protein MSATVAVILVLAAGTYAFRLVGPALHGRVELPDRLRELLAAGAVVLLVALLATGALTEGGGFAGWARPAGVLAGGVLAWQRAPFAVVVVGAAATTAALRAAGVA from the coding sequence GTGAGCGCGACGGTCGCGGTGATCCTGGTGCTGGCGGCCGGGACGTACGCCTTCCGGCTGGTGGGGCCCGCGCTGCACGGGCGGGTGGAGCTGCCGGACCGGCTGCGGGAGCTGCTGGCCGCCGGTGCGGTGGTCCTGCTGGTGGCGCTGCTGGCCACGGGGGCGCTCACCGAGGGCGGGGGGTTCGCCGGGTGGGCGCGTCCGGCCGGGGTGCTGGCGGGCGGGGTGCTGGCGTGGCAGCGGGCGCCGTTCGCGGTGGTCGTCGTCGGCGCGGCGGCCACGACGGCGGCGCTGCGGGCGGCCGGGGTGGCCTGA
- a CDS encoding menaquinone biosynthetic enzyme MqnA/MqnD family protein: MDNPRTRPRVGHIQFLNCLPLYWGLARTGTLLDFELTKDTPEKLSEQLVRGDLDIGPITLVEFLRHADRLVAFPDIAVGCDGPVMSCVIVSQVPLDRLDGARVALGSTSRTSVRLAQLLLAEKYGVQPDYYTCPPDLSLMMQEADAAVLIGDAALRANMLDGPRFGLDVYDLGALWKEWTGLPFVFAVWAARRDYLEREPVITRKVHEAFLASRNLSLEEVGKVAEQAARWEAFDERTLAQYFTTLDFSFGPAQLEAVAEFARRVGPTTGFPADVRVDLLHP, encoded by the coding sequence GTGGACAATCCTCGCACCCGGCCGCGTGTCGGCCACATCCAGTTCCTGAACTGCCTGCCCCTGTACTGGGGGCTCGCGAGAACGGGCACGCTCCTCGACTTCGAGCTGACGAAGGACACCCCCGAGAAGCTCAGTGAGCAGCTGGTGCGGGGCGACCTCGACATCGGGCCGATCACCCTCGTCGAGTTCCTCAGGCACGCCGACCGCCTGGTCGCCTTCCCCGACATCGCCGTCGGCTGCGACGGCCCGGTGATGTCCTGCGTGATCGTCTCGCAGGTCCCGCTGGACCGGCTGGACGGGGCCAGGGTCGCCCTCGGGTCGACCTCGCGCACCTCCGTACGCCTCGCCCAGCTCCTCCTCGCCGAGAAGTACGGCGTACAGCCCGACTACTACACCTGCCCGCCCGACCTGAGCCTGATGATGCAGGAGGCCGACGCGGCCGTCCTCATCGGCGACGCGGCCCTGCGCGCGAACATGCTCGACGGGCCCCGCTTCGGCCTGGACGTGTACGACCTGGGCGCGCTGTGGAAGGAGTGGACGGGCCTGCCGTTCGTCTTCGCGGTGTGGGCGGCCCGGCGCGACTACCTGGAGCGCGAGCCGGTCATCACGCGGAAGGTCCACGAGGCCTTCCTCGCCTCCCGCAACCTCTCCCTGGAGGAGGTCGGCAAGGTCGCCGAGCAGGCGGCCCGCTGGGAGGCCTTCGACGAGCGGACCCTGGCCCAGTACTTCACCACCCTCGACTTCAGCTTCGGCCCCGCGCAGCTGGAGGCGGTCGCGGAGTTCGCCCGCCGGGTGGGACCGACGACCGGGTTCCCGGCGGACGTCCGGGTGGATCTGCTGCACCCCTGA
- a CDS encoding MaoC family dehydratase, protein MTSAPPRTELTRSPALAPLLARGALLSPLKRPRPDAAFPRTRLVLPGLRIDPGRLARYERVCGFPTGEEALPVTYPHVLGFPAAMRLMSARSFPLPLLGLVHTSIRITRHRAMTSTGTYDLTVHVDGLTPHRRGTQAAVVTELRSGGAVVWTSRSTYLARHRTPGQQPAEPPAPGEPEPLPVVEDWRLAGDVGRRYGAASGDRNPIHLHPLTARLFGFPRAIAHGMWTVARCLAAHGTPGAARIRADFRAPVLLPGTVTYAAKGGRFELRGTGDRIHLTGEVRPA, encoded by the coding sequence ATGACCTCGGCACCACCGCGCACCGAACTCACCCGCTCCCCCGCCCTCGCCCCGCTCCTCGCCCGCGGCGCCCTCCTCTCCCCCCTCAAACGGCCCCGCCCCGACGCCGCGTTCCCCCGCACCCGGCTGGTGCTGCCCGGTCTGCGGATCGACCCCGGCCGGCTCGCCCGGTACGAGCGGGTGTGCGGCTTCCCCACCGGCGAGGAGGCACTGCCGGTGACGTACCCGCACGTCCTCGGCTTCCCGGCGGCGATGCGGCTGATGAGCGCGCGGAGCTTCCCGCTGCCCCTGCTGGGCCTGGTGCACACGTCGATCCGGATCACCCGGCACCGCGCGATGACGTCCACCGGCACCTACGACCTCACGGTGCACGTCGACGGCCTCACCCCGCACCGGCGCGGCACGCAGGCCGCCGTGGTCACCGAGCTGCGGTCCGGCGGGGCGGTGGTGTGGACGTCACGCAGCACGTACCTGGCCCGGCACCGCACCCCGGGGCAGCAGCCCGCCGAACCCCCGGCGCCCGGTGAGCCGGAGCCCCTGCCCGTCGTCGAGGACTGGCGGCTCGCCGGGGACGTGGGACGGCGCTACGGTGCCGCGTCCGGCGACCGCAACCCCATCCACCTGCACCCGCTCACCGCCCGCCTCTTCGGCTTCCCCCGCGCCATCGCGCACGGCATGTGGACCGTGGCCCGCTGCCTCGCCGCCCACGGCACCCCCGGCGCGGCTCGGATCCGGGCCGACTTCAGGGCACCGGTGCTGCTGCCGGGAACGGTGACGTACGCGGCGAAGGGCGGGCGCTTCGAACTGCGCGGCACCGGGGACCGGATTCACCTGACCGGGGAGGTCCGCCCGGCCTGA
- a CDS encoding cold-shock protein: protein MATGTVKWFNAEKGFGFIAQEGGGPDVFVHYSAINASGFRSLEENQQVSFDVTQGPKGPQAENVTPV, encoded by the coding sequence ATGGCTACCGGAACCGTGAAGTGGTTCAACGCCGAAAAGGGCTTTGGTTTCATCGCCCAGGAAGGCGGCGGCCCCGACGTCTTCGTCCACTACTCCGCGATCAACGCGAGCGGTTTCCGCTCCCTCGAGGAGAACCAGCAGGTGTCCTTCGACGTCACGCAGGGTCCGAAGGGCCCGCAGGCGGAGAACGTCACCCCGGTCTGA
- a CDS encoding helix-turn-helix domain-containing protein produces the protein MTDGPPPRLPLDWIAAALRRERGRVGLSLSELAKRAGIAKSTLSQLEAASGNPSMETIWALAVALGVPFSALVEPPAPAVQVIRAGQGPAVHSEQSSYVATLLSASPPGARRDIYAVGLEPGTVRASDPHIPGTVEHIVVSAGRVKAGPRGECAELGPGDYMAYRGDVPHLYEALESGTKFVLIMQHV, from the coding sequence ATGACCGACGGCCCCCCGCCCCGCCTCCCCCTCGACTGGATCGCCGCCGCCCTGCGCCGGGAACGCGGCCGCGTCGGCCTCTCCCTCTCCGAGCTGGCCAAACGCGCCGGAATCGCCAAGTCCACGCTGTCCCAGCTGGAGGCGGCGAGCGGGAACCCGAGCATGGAGACGATCTGGGCGCTGGCGGTGGCGCTCGGGGTGCCGTTCAGCGCGCTGGTGGAGCCCCCGGCGCCCGCCGTCCAGGTGATCAGGGCGGGACAGGGGCCGGCCGTGCACTCCGAACAGTCCAGTTACGTCGCCACGCTGCTGTCGGCGAGCCCGCCGGGCGCGCGGCGCGACATCTATGCCGTGGGGCTGGAGCCGGGGACCGTACGCGCCTCGGACCCGCACATTCCGGGAACGGTGGAGCACATCGTGGTGAGCGCCGGACGCGTGAAGGCGGGACCCCGCGGGGAGTGCGCCGAACTCGGTCCGGGGGACTACATGGCGTATCGCGGGGATGTGCCGCACTTGTACGAGGCGCTGGAGTCCGGCACGAAATTCGTGCTGATCATGCAGCACGTATGA
- a CDS encoding acetyl-CoA C-acetyltransferase has product MSTLKPAAVRRVAVIGGSRVPFARSDGPYATASNQEMLTAALDGLAGRYGLREPGAVGEFVAGAVLKHSRDFNLARETVLGSTLDARTPAYDIQQACGTGLQAVIAAANKIALGQTESAVAGGADTASDAPLGVNDALRKVLLEARRAKSPGARLKALAKVRPGHLVPDIPRNAEPRTRLSMGEHAAVTARARGITREAQDELAAASHQRLAAAYERGFFEDLVVPFRGLDRDQNLRPGSTVEQLARLRPVFGLDHPEPTMTAGNSTPLTDGAALVLLASEEWAEQRGLEPLAYLTAHETAAVDFVHGDVAGGEDGLLMAPAYAVPRMLERAGLGMADFDLIEVHEAFASQVLATLAAWEERGLAPVDRARLNMAGSSLATGHPFAATGARIVATLAKLLAERDAPGRGLISICAAGGQGVTAILERT; this is encoded by the coding sequence ATGAGCACCCTGAAGCCGGCGGCCGTCCGGCGCGTCGCGGTCATCGGCGGCAGCCGCGTCCCCTTCGCCCGCTCCGACGGCCCCTACGCCACCGCCTCCAACCAGGAGATGCTCACCGCCGCCCTGGACGGCCTGGCCGGGCGATACGGGCTCCGCGAGCCGGGCGCCGTGGGCGAGTTCGTGGCCGGCGCGGTCCTCAAGCACAGCCGTGACTTCAACCTCGCCCGCGAGACCGTCCTCGGCTCGACGCTCGACGCCCGCACCCCCGCCTACGACATCCAGCAGGCCTGCGGCACCGGACTCCAGGCGGTGATCGCCGCCGCCAACAAGATCGCCCTCGGGCAGACCGAGTCCGCCGTCGCGGGCGGCGCCGACACCGCGAGCGACGCGCCCCTCGGCGTCAACGACGCCCTGCGCAAGGTGCTGCTGGAGGCCCGGCGCGCCAAGTCCCCGGGCGCCCGCCTCAAGGCGCTGGCGAAGGTCCGCCCCGGCCACCTCGTCCCCGACATCCCGCGCAACGCCGAGCCGCGCACCCGCCTCTCCATGGGCGAGCACGCCGCGGTCACCGCCCGCGCCCGGGGCATCACCCGCGAGGCCCAGGACGAGCTCGCGGCCGCCAGTCACCAGCGGCTGGCGGCGGCGTACGAACGCGGCTTCTTCGAGGACCTGGTGGTGCCCTTCCGCGGTCTGGACCGCGACCAGAACCTGCGCCCCGGCTCGACGGTCGAGCAACTCGCCAGGCTGAGGCCGGTGTTCGGCCTCGACCATCCCGAACCGACCATGACGGCCGGCAACTCGACCCCGCTCACCGACGGCGCGGCGCTGGTGCTGCTGGCGAGCGAGGAGTGGGCCGAGCAGCGGGGCCTGGAACCGCTGGCGTACCTGACCGCCCACGAGACGGCCGCCGTGGACTTCGTGCACGGCGACGTCGCCGGCGGCGAGGACGGCCTGCTGATGGCACCCGCGTACGCGGTCCCGCGGATGCTGGAGCGGGCGGGCCTCGGCATGGCGGACTTCGACCTGATCGAGGTCCACGAGGCGTTCGCCTCCCAGGTGCTGGCCACCCTGGCCGCCTGGGAGGAACGGGGCCTGGCACCGGTGGACCGCGCCCGGCTGAACATGGCGGGCTCCTCCCTGGCCACCGGCCACCCCTTCGCCGCCACCGGCGCCCGCATCGTGGCGACCCTCGCGAAGCTGCTCGCCGAACGCGACGCCCCGGGACGGGGGTTGATCTCCATCTGCGCGGCCGGCGGACAGGGCGTGACGGCGATCCTGGAACGTACCTGA
- a CDS encoding class I SAM-dependent methyltransferase: MTTTHSAAPGPDHDTHLNRNPHPAPAPAHVQATRAFYDAVAEDYADHFRDVLAALPLDRALLAGYAELVGPGGRVADVGCGPGRVTAHLASLGLSVLGVDLSEGMLAIARREHPGLRFEQGSMLDLDLPDGSLAGVVSYYSTIHLPEDELPAAFAEFRRVLAPGGHLVVAFQVGDVPRRHEEPFGHPVTLDFQRRRPELVAGLLEAAGFTPVLHSVRAADSELGEPIPQAFLIVRAPRDTADAPRDT; the protein is encoded by the coding sequence ATGACCACCACCCACTCCGCCGCCCCCGGGCCCGACCACGACACCCACCTCAACCGGAACCCGCACCCCGCCCCCGCCCCCGCCCACGTACAGGCCACCCGCGCCTTCTACGACGCCGTCGCCGAGGACTACGCCGACCATTTCCGTGACGTTCTCGCCGCCCTGCCGCTGGACCGCGCGCTGCTGGCCGGGTACGCCGAACTGGTCGGGCCGGGCGGACGGGTGGCCGATGTGGGGTGCGGGCCGGGGCGGGTGACCGCGCACCTCGCCTCGCTCGGCCTCTCCGTCCTCGGCGTCGACCTGTCCGAGGGGATGCTCGCGATCGCCCGCCGCGAGCATCCCGGACTGCGCTTCGAGCAGGGTTCGATGCTGGACCTCGACCTCCCGGACGGCTCGCTCGCCGGCGTCGTCTCGTACTACTCGACGATCCACCTGCCGGAGGACGAACTGCCGGCCGCCTTCGCCGAGTTCCGCCGGGTGCTGGCGCCCGGCGGGCATCTCGTGGTGGCCTTCCAGGTGGGTGACGTGCCCCGCCGCCACGAGGAGCCCTTCGGCCACCCGGTCACCCTCGACTTCCAGCGCCGCCGGCCGGAGCTGGTGGCCGGGCTGCTGGAGGCGGCCGGTTTCACGCCGGTCCTGCACAGTGTGCGCGCGGCCGACAGCGAGCTGGGCGAGCCGATCCCGCAGGCCTTCCTGATCGTCCGCGCACCGCGCGACACCGCCGACGCACCCCGCGACACCTGA
- a CDS encoding dicarboxylate/amino acid:cation symporter: protein MSVSTNTKSPSPRLRAPFWAQILAGLVLGVLLGWLARSQDVGWLVTTLEKVGGTFIGLLKLAVAPLVFFAILVSITNLRKVNNAARLASRTLLWFMITSLIAVAIGLVIGLVTNPGAGTGLTPADGARPEKTGSWIDFLTGIVPTDVITPFTELNVLQIVFMAAVAGIAALQLGEKAQPILTLSESVLELLQKALWWVIRLAPLGTVGLIGNAIATYGWDLIGKYATFTADIYIGCAIVLFGVYPALLATVAKVSPVQFFKGAWPAIQLAFVSRSSVGTMPLTQKVTERLGVPKEYASFAVPFGATTKMDGCAAIYPAIAAIFVAQIFDIQLGVGDYLLIAFVSVVGSAATAGLTGATVMLTLTLSTLGLPMEGVGLLLAIDPILDMIRTATNVAGQALVPVIVSARENLLDRDAYDAVHASPVDEADRVPVAA, encoded by the coding sequence ATGTCCGTGTCCACGAACACGAAGTCCCCTTCACCGCGCCTGCGCGCGCCCTTCTGGGCCCAGATACTCGCCGGCCTCGTCCTGGGCGTCCTCCTCGGCTGGCTCGCCCGCAGCCAGGACGTCGGCTGGCTGGTCACCACCCTGGAGAAGGTCGGCGGCACCTTCATCGGCCTGCTGAAGCTCGCCGTCGCCCCGCTCGTCTTCTTCGCGATCCTCGTCTCCATCACCAACCTGCGGAAGGTCAACAACGCGGCCCGGCTGGCCTCGCGGACCCTCCTCTGGTTCATGATCACCTCGCTGATCGCGGTGGCGATCGGCCTCGTCATCGGCCTGGTCACCAACCCGGGCGCGGGCACCGGCCTCACCCCCGCCGACGGCGCCCGGCCCGAGAAGACCGGCTCCTGGATCGACTTCCTCACCGGCATCGTGCCGACCGACGTGATCACCCCGTTCACCGAGCTGAACGTGCTGCAGATCGTCTTCATGGCCGCCGTCGCCGGCATCGCCGCCCTCCAGCTCGGCGAGAAGGCCCAGCCGATCCTCACCCTGAGCGAGTCCGTCCTCGAACTCCTCCAGAAGGCCCTGTGGTGGGTCATCCGCCTGGCCCCGCTCGGCACCGTCGGCCTCATCGGCAACGCCATCGCCACCTACGGCTGGGACCTCATCGGCAAGTACGCCACCTTCACCGCCGACATCTACATCGGCTGCGCGATCGTCCTCTTCGGCGTCTACCCGGCGCTGCTCGCGACCGTCGCCAAGGTCAGCCCGGTGCAGTTCTTCAAGGGCGCCTGGCCCGCCATCCAGCTCGCCTTCGTCTCCCGCTCCTCGGTCGGCACCATGCCGCTCACCCAGAAGGTCACCGAGCGCCTGGGCGTGCCCAAGGAGTACGCGAGCTTCGCCGTGCCGTTCGGGGCCACCACGAAGATGGACGGCTGCGCCGCGATCTACCCGGCCATCGCCGCGATCTTCGTCGCCCAGATCTTCGACATCCAGCTCGGCGTCGGCGACTACCTGCTGATCGCGTTCGTCTCGGTGGTGGGCTCCGCCGCCACGGCCGGCCTCACCGGCGCGACGGTCATGCTGACCCTCACCCTGTCCACCCTCGGCCTGCCGATGGAGGGCGTGGGCCTGCTCCTGGCCATCGACCCGATCCTGGACATGATCCGCACGGCGACGAACGTCGCCGGGCAGGCGCTGGTCCCGGTGATCGTTTCCGCCCGTGAGAACCTGCTCGACCGCGACGCCTACGACGCGGTCCACGCCTCGCCGGTCGACGAGGCCGACCGGGTGCCCGTGGCCGCCTGA
- a CDS encoding AMP-dependent synthetase/ligase, whose product MSTAYSSALDDAVYGAPVLVEPETRRLDGVVREASVPPLAKPVRHGSLADLPFENASAAPDAVVLSRKTADGRWHDVTAGRFAAEVMAVAKGLIAEGLMPGDRIAVMARTRYEWTLLDFAAWAAGLVTVPVYPTSSVYQARWILHDSGAVALVTETAGQAAALGPERPHLPDLRHVWTIEKGHVEELAQAGTHLPDPEVEVRRGMLVPDTLATLVYTSGTTGRPKGCALTHGNFFAEVDNAIELLYPVFKARTSEEASVLLFLPMSHVFGRMVAIACVRARVRLGHAPSLNSEELLPDLASFRPTCLLAIPYMLEKVFNTARARAEAGGRLTTFDRAASVARRYGEAVEAQQTGTGPGPSRALKTARVFYDPLVYRRIRNAMGGRVRYAICGGSPLGRRLASFYAGAGIEIFEGYGLTETTGASTVTPPLKPRLGTVGWPLPGTRIRIAADGEILVGGDHVLRGYWDAQAGGVAPAAPDGWLATGDLGELDDEGYLTITGRKKELIITAGGKSVAPAPLENWLRAHPLISQVMVVGDNRPFVSALITLDPAGLTHWRRMNAKHPVPPGLVADDEELLAVLQRAVDEANRMLSRPESIRRFTVLPVDFTEEAGHLTPSMKLRREQILRDFAQEVEGLYAGRGWSAGYQAGAGGSGRG is encoded by the coding sequence GTGTCCACCGCGTATTCCTCCGCCCTCGACGACGCCGTCTACGGAGCACCCGTCCTGGTCGAGCCCGAGACCAGGCGTCTGGACGGAGTCGTCAGGGAAGCGTCCGTGCCGCCGCTCGCGAAGCCGGTGCGGCACGGGTCGCTCGCCGACCTGCCGTTCGAGAACGCGAGTGCGGCGCCGGACGCGGTGGTGCTCAGCCGCAAGACGGCGGACGGCCGGTGGCACGACGTCACGGCGGGCCGGTTCGCCGCCGAGGTGATGGCCGTGGCCAAGGGGCTGATCGCCGAGGGGCTGATGCCGGGCGACCGGATCGCCGTCATGGCCCGCACCCGCTACGAGTGGACGCTCCTCGACTTCGCCGCCTGGGCGGCCGGACTGGTCACGGTCCCCGTCTACCCCACCTCCTCCGTCTACCAGGCCCGCTGGATCCTGCACGACTCCGGCGCGGTCGCCCTGGTCACCGAGACCGCCGGCCAGGCCGCCGCCCTCGGCCCCGAACGCCCGCACCTGCCCGACCTGCGGCACGTGTGGACCATCGAGAAGGGCCACGTCGAAGAACTCGCCCAGGCCGGCACCCACCTCCCGGACCCCGAGGTGGAGGTGCGCCGCGGGATGCTGGTCCCCGACACCCTCGCCACCCTGGTCTACACCTCGGGCACCACCGGCCGTCCCAAGGGCTGCGCCCTCACCCACGGCAACTTCTTCGCCGAGGTCGACAACGCCATCGAGCTGCTCTACCCGGTGTTCAAGGCCCGCACCAGCGAAGAGGCCTCGGTCCTGCTCTTCCTGCCCATGTCCCACGTCTTCGGCCGGATGGTCGCCATCGCCTGCGTACGCGCCCGGGTGCGCCTGGGCCACGCGCCGAGCCTGAACTCCGAGGAGCTGCTGCCGGACCTGGCGAGCTTCCGGCCCACCTGCCTGCTGGCCATCCCGTACATGCTGGAGAAGGTCTTCAACACCGCCCGCGCCAGGGCGGAGGCGGGCGGGCGGCTGACGACCTTCGACCGCGCGGCGTCGGTGGCCCGCCGCTACGGCGAGGCCGTCGAGGCCCAGCAGACCGGCACCGGCCCCGGCCCGTCCCGCGCCCTGAAGACGGCCCGCGTCTTCTACGACCCCCTGGTCTACCGCCGGATCCGCAACGCCATGGGCGGCAGGGTCCGCTACGCCATCTGCGGCGGCTCCCCGCTGGGCCGCCGCCTCGCCTCCTTCTACGCCGGTGCCGGCATCGAGATCTTCGAGGGGTACGGCCTGACCGAGACCACCGGGGCCTCGACGGTGACGCCCCCGCTCAAACCCCGTCTGGGCACGGTGGGCTGGCCGTTGCCCGGCACCCGGATCCGCATCGCGGCGGACGGCGAGATCCTGGTCGGGGGCGACCACGTACTGCGCGGCTACTGGGACGCCCAGGCGGGCGGGGTCGCCCCCGCCGCCCCCGACGGCTGGCTCGCCACCGGCGACCTCGGCGAACTCGACGACGAGGGGTACCTGACCATCACGGGCCGCAAGAAGGAGCTGATCATCACCGCGGGCGGCAAGAGCGTCGCCCCGGCCCCGCTGGAGAACTGGCTCCGCGCCCACCCGCTGATCTCGCAGGTCATGGTGGTCGGCGACAACCGCCCCTTCGTCTCCGCCCTGATCACCCTCGACCCGGCCGGCCTCACCCACTGGCGCCGCATGAACGCCAAGCACCCGGTGCCCCCGGGCCTCGTCGCCGACGACGAGGAACTGCTCGCCGTCCTGCAACGGGCGGTCGACGAGGCCAACCGGATGCTCTCCCGCCCGGAGTCCATCCGCCGCTTCACCGTCCTCCCCGTGGACTTCACGGAGGAGGCGGGCCATCTGACCCCGTCGATGAAGCTGCGCCGCGAGCAGATCCTGCGGGACTTCGCGCAGGAGGTGGAGGGCCTGTACGCCGGCCGGGGGTGGTCGGCCGGGTACCAGGCGGGGGCGGGAGGGTCCGGGCGAGGGTAG